A portion of the Corynebacterium ammoniagenes DSM 20306 genome contains these proteins:
- a CDS encoding Na+/H+ antiporter subunit E, with protein MRNYLTGARHRFRPSFILWLAIMWCLLMGEVTWANVIAGVLIGAGIVFFLPLPAMPISDLNVAWGRLFRYMCVWTGELLWASLKVGWIAVRPGEKPKNAILRGPMRVENELVLTFAVVLYNLQPGGTVAEIDIANRMLTVHVLDATTQEDIDREVANLVSLERRMISIFEGKHK; from the coding sequence GTGAGGAATTATCTAACGGGCGCACGCCACCGCTTCCGCCCTTCCTTTATCTTGTGGCTCGCCATCATGTGGTGCTTGCTCATGGGCGAGGTCACCTGGGCTAATGTCATCGCCGGTGTGTTGATCGGCGCAGGCATTGTCTTCTTTTTGCCGCTGCCGGCTATGCCGATTAGTGATCTCAATGTGGCCTGGGGCAGGCTATTTCGCTACATGTGTGTTTGGACGGGCGAGCTTTTATGGGCTTCGCTAAAAGTCGGCTGGATTGCGGTTCGTCCGGGAGAAAAGCCCAAGAATGCCATTTTGCGCGGGCCGATGCGCGTGGAAAATGAGCTGGTCTTAACCTTCGCGGTGGTGTTATACAACCTGCAGCCGGGCGGCACCGTGGCCGAAATTGATATTGCTAACCGCATGCTGACCGTGCACGTTCTTGATGCTACGACGCAAGAAGATATCGACCGCGAAGTCGCCAACTTGGTCAGCCTTGAGCGCCGTATGATTTCTATCTTCGAAGGGAAACACAAATAA
- a CDS encoding monovalent cation/H+ antiporter complex subunit F — MDPTIYNALLSVAAAMFVASFLLTTWRIVKGPNSMDRLVGMDGFVAMFQCAMAVYICWTLDTTVSNAMLVVALLGFISTVSVTRFRKRDN, encoded by the coding sequence ATGGATCCCACAATTTATAACGCGCTATTGTCCGTCGCCGCGGCGATGTTTGTTGCGTCCTTCTTGCTGACTACGTGGCGTATCGTCAAAGGTCCGAACTCCATGGACCGGCTGGTGGGCATGGATGGCTTCGTCGCCATGTTCCAGTGCGCGATGGCCGTGTATATCTGTTGGACGCTGGATACCACGGTCAGCAATGCCATGCTCGTCGTCGCGCTGCTGGGCTTTATTTCCACGGTTTCCGTTACTCGCTTTAGGAAGAGGGACAATTAA
- a CDS encoding monovalent cation/H(+) antiporter subunit G has protein sequence MSYALFADIASLVLIFAGALLVLSASIGVARFLDPMARIHFVTKPQTVGLVFTILGAGIRVTGSESFGVAERGDLGILFLLVVFALATSPVTAQRMTRISRREGLYADDDQMSRNDQPATKQMRRK, from the coding sequence ATGAGCTACGCACTTTTTGCTGATATCGCCTCCCTCGTCCTCATCTTCGCCGGCGCCTTGTTGGTGCTGTCTGCATCGATAGGCGTGGCACGTTTTCTCGACCCGATGGCGCGCATCCACTTCGTCACCAAACCGCAAACTGTCGGTTTGGTATTTACCATCCTCGGCGCGGGAATCCGGGTGACCGGATCTGAATCTTTTGGGGTGGCTGAACGCGGCGACTTAGGAATTTTATTCTTGCTCGTGGTCTTTGCTTTGGCGACCAGCCCGGTGACTGCTCAGCGCATGACGCGTATTTCGCGCCGCGAGGGCCTGTACGCCGACGATGACCAGATGTCGCGCAATGACCAGCCTGCGACCAAGCAAATGCGCCGTAAATAG
- a CDS encoding glycosyltransferase 87 family protein, whose product MKKFWGTTSLAIALGAFAVWAILRIHNFDGPHALVWRVPLDLHIYVLAGLDIVDGGLLYDQAYVGELPFTYPPFAGVVFTALSYLSDNWLIILWQGGTALALFLVFLLVFRERGYGFRPSNWLISALLTLAAVATEPVHGTLFFGQINVFLMLLVALDFLPKWRLPGIGIGLAAGLKLTPAFLGLVLLFQRRWWAAGISIVTFLATVGVGYWLIPDAHDFWMRAIFDSSRVGDHENPGAQSIRSVLEREFSIEGGIWWIAAVLVVFVLTCIAVYVAARRHNATVAMALTGISSCLVSPFSWYHHWVWILPLFLAILLSVNNWIGQRLHGWFGAQVAGLASLLVMFIAASPFVTHIVWNAMSYRYLDDVNGFGATVFIGTGVLFIAGYALSGLLPSRASSSTSGK is encoded by the coding sequence GTGAAAAAGTTCTGGGGCACCACTTCCCTGGCGATTGCCCTTGGGGCATTCGCCGTCTGGGCGATTCTTCGAATCCACAATTTTGACGGGCCCCACGCCCTGGTGTGGCGCGTGCCGCTGGATTTACATATCTACGTCCTGGCTGGCCTGGACATCGTCGACGGCGGCCTGCTCTACGACCAGGCCTATGTCGGCGAGTTGCCGTTTACCTACCCGCCTTTCGCCGGAGTGGTGTTTACTGCCTTGAGCTATCTCAGCGATAACTGGCTGATTATCTTGTGGCAAGGTGGTACGGCGCTCGCGCTATTTCTCGTCTTCCTGCTGGTCTTTCGCGAGCGTGGCTACGGCTTCCGCCCGTCCAACTGGCTCATCAGCGCGTTGTTAACGCTTGCCGCAGTTGCCACCGAACCTGTGCATGGCACACTATTTTTCGGCCAGATCAATGTCTTCCTTATGCTGCTGGTTGCTTTGGACTTCCTTCCCAAGTGGCGCCTGCCCGGCATCGGCATTGGTCTGGCAGCCGGATTGAAACTAACACCAGCCTTTTTGGGTTTGGTGTTGTTATTCCAGCGCCGCTGGTGGGCTGCAGGAATTTCCATCGTGACCTTCCTCGCCACCGTGGGCGTGGGCTATTGGCTTATCCCCGATGCGCATGATTTCTGGATGCGCGCGATCTTCGATTCCTCACGCGTGGGCGACCATGAAAACCCCGGCGCGCAGTCGATTCGTTCGGTACTCGAGCGGGAGTTTAGCATCGAAGGTGGCATCTGGTGGATTGCTGCGGTGCTCGTGGTCTTCGTGCTGACCTGCATCGCCGTCTACGTTGCCGCCCGGCGCCACAATGCCACCGTGGCCATGGCGCTGACCGGAATTTCTTCCTGCTTGGTCTCGCCGTTTTCCTGGTACCACCACTGGGTGTGGATTCTGCCGCTATTCCTCGCGATTTTGCTCAGCGTCAACAACTGGATTGGCCAGCGCCTTCACGGTTGGTTCGGCGCGCAGGTTGCCGGCCTTGCGTCCTTGCTCGTGATGTTTATCGCCGCGTCGCCTTTTGTCACCCACATCGTGTGGAATGCGATGTCATACCGGTATTTAGACGATGTCAACGGCTTCGGTGCCACGGTCTTTATTGGCACCGGCGTGCTCTTTATCGCGGGTTACGCGCTGTCGGGGCTATTGCCGTCGCGGGCTTCTTCTTCGACCAGCGGCAAATAA
- a CDS encoding LytR C-terminal domain-containing protein, which yields MTNETVDNSENEATQSADKGAAAGTTLPLRGFAMVLIAVAVMFGLWALYAFTQDDSSDQASQNTSEQTDSAGSNQAGEQEPGTVGADTAEQSTDVAPPADDADKPEQDAEKRDEAKPAPERPEAREADTKGASTSGGSGNAAPAAPLKINVLNNSMTQGLAADVADRLRADGRELGEVGNFSEEILPETTVFFPKGKADAEQVARELADEYDGVARENSNILPDETRDGITIILTEN from the coding sequence GTGACTAATGAGACTGTAGATAATTCAGAGAACGAAGCTACCCAATCCGCCGACAAAGGTGCTGCAGCGGGCACCACGTTGCCGCTGCGTGGCTTTGCGATGGTTCTTATCGCCGTCGCAGTCATGTTTGGCCTGTGGGCTTTATATGCCTTTACTCAAGATGACAGCTCTGATCAGGCCTCGCAGAATACCAGCGAGCAGACTGATTCTGCCGGATCCAACCAAGCTGGTGAGCAGGAGCCGGGCACCGTTGGCGCTGATACCGCGGAGCAGTCCACGGATGTAGCACCACCGGCAGATGATGCTGATAAGCCTGAGCAGGATGCCGAAAAGCGCGACGAGGCAAAGCCTGCGCCTGAGCGCCCGGAGGCGCGCGAGGCGGATACGAAGGGGGCATCGACAAGCGGTGGCTCCGGCAATGCTGCACCGGCGGCACCGCTGAAGATTAACGTGCTAAATAACTCCATGACCCAAGGCCTTGCTGCCGATGTTGCAGATCGTTTGCGCGCCGATGGCCGCGAGCTGGGCGAGGTCGGTAACTTCTCCGAGGAAATCTTGCCGGAGACCACCGTGTTCTTCCCGAAGGGCAAGGCAGATGCCGAGCAGGTAGCGCGTGAGCTTGCCGATGAATACGACGGCGTTGCCCGCGAAAACTCCAATATCTTGCCGGATGAAACCCGCGATGGCATCACTATTATTCTTACTGAGAACTAG
- a CDS encoding DUF3263 domain-containing protein, with protein MTSAGEGNGLEELSEMDQQILDFEAHAPKAIALKEKAIRAELDISPVRYHQRLNVIVELPAALAYNPVLVKRLLRKRGEREEIRRAAHGNPDEEH; from the coding sequence ATGACTAGTGCAGGCGAGGGCAACGGGCTTGAAGAATTGAGCGAGATGGATCAGCAGATCCTGGATTTTGAGGCGCACGCGCCCAAAGCCATCGCATTGAAAGAAAAAGCGATTCGCGCCGAGCTGGATATTTCCCCGGTGCGCTATCACCAACGGCTCAACGTGATTGTCGAATTGCCTGCCGCGTTGGCGTATAACCCCGTGTTGGTCAAGCGGCTGTTGCGAAAACGTGGAGAACGCGAAGAAATTCGGCGCGCCGCGCACGGAAACCCCGACGAGGAACACTAG
- a CDS encoding peptide deformylase, translated as MTIRAIVIHGDPVLHNPTEPVTEAIDSPELQTLIADMCETMAAAHGVGLAANQVGIAKRLFVYDCPDDDGHMHKGCIINPVLETSEIPETMPADDGSDDEGCLSVPGEGFPTGRADWAKVTGLNEKGEDIEVEGTGFFARCLQHEVGHLDGIVYTDTLIGRNKRAAKKTIKANGWNVPGLTWMPGEDTDPFGHDDE; from the coding sequence ATGACTATCCGCGCAATTGTGATCCACGGCGACCCTGTCCTTCATAACCCCACTGAACCGGTCACCGAGGCGATCGATTCCCCCGAATTGCAGACCCTCATTGCAGACATGTGTGAAACCATGGCTGCCGCGCATGGGGTGGGCTTGGCGGCAAACCAGGTGGGCATCGCCAAGCGTTTGTTTGTCTATGACTGCCCGGACGATGACGGCCACATGCACAAAGGCTGCATTATCAACCCGGTGCTGGAAACCTCCGAAATCCCAGAGACCATGCCTGCCGATGACGGCTCCGATGACGAAGGCTGCCTATCTGTGCCCGGGGAAGGTTTTCCCACCGGCCGCGCGGACTGGGCAAAGGTCACCGGGCTGAATGAAAAAGGCGAGGACATCGAAGTCGAAGGCACCGGCTTTTTCGCCCGCTGCTTGCAGCACGAGGTCGGACACCTCGATGGCATCGTCTACACCGACACTTTAATTGGCCGTAATAAGCGCGCTGCGAAAAAGACCATCAAAGCCAATGGCTGGAATGTCCCGGGGCTAACCTGGATGCCCGGGGAAGATACCGACCCATTTGGCCACGACGACGAATAA
- a CDS encoding N-acetylglutamate synthase, CG3035 family, which yields MAKAFRSDPITINDRVVARRTFQGGGHSDVIGHVMALEPLTIRPQMVGGYPSVLPEVVIPAEELYIVKKLSPRTVRNSDIRHVEVASAKSYPGHTDQWTSNGQWLMRAGDGTTLRTNSAIPLGPSAGFEPAPLAELTTFYSSRNLPCLLLVPERIGNSALKIPHAHVDVEKIVMTRDLAELEDIQPYLDEKLEVDIAASPTPEWLELSDHADTDLAVPSLVDAPLAFFTTPLGAVLRATITESENGTKWLGIACVKVSESARRQRLAARLVAAAMAWGQAAGAEKAYLQVSVGNDAAVALYEKLGMLEHHRHRYLKVIPGNL from the coding sequence ATGGCTAAGGCATTTCGCTCCGACCCCATCACTATCAATGACCGCGTGGTTGCGCGCCGAACCTTTCAAGGCGGCGGGCACAGCGACGTGATCGGTCATGTCATGGCCTTAGAACCCTTGACCATCCGCCCGCAGATGGTGGGCGGATATCCGTCCGTGCTGCCGGAGGTGGTCATTCCCGCCGAGGAGCTGTATATCGTTAAAAAGCTCTCGCCGCGCACGGTGCGAAATTCTGATATCCGCCACGTCGAAGTCGCCTCCGCCAAGTCTTATCCCGGCCACACCGACCAGTGGACGTCTAATGGCCAGTGGCTGATGCGCGCCGGCGACGGCACGACCTTGCGCACTAATTCCGCTATCCCGCTGGGCCCCTCCGCCGGTTTCGAGCCCGCGCCGCTGGCAGAGCTGACGACTTTTTACTCCAGCCGCAATCTCCCCTGCTTGCTGCTGGTGCCAGAGCGCATTGGTAATTCCGCGTTGAAAATTCCGCATGCCCATGTGGATGTGGAAAAAATCGTCATGACCCGCGATCTGGCCGAGCTTGAGGACATCCAGCCCTACCTCGATGAAAAACTCGAGGTCGACATCGCTGCCAGCCCCACGCCTGAGTGGCTGGAGCTATCGGACCACGCAGATACTGACCTCGCTGTGCCTTCGCTTGTCGATGCCCCCCTCGCCTTTTTCACCACTCCCCTGGGAGCAGTGCTGCGCGCGACCATCACGGAGTCCGAAAACGGCACCAAGTGGTTGGGTATTGCGTGCGTGAAAGTGAGCGAATCCGCGCGTCGTCAGCGCTTAGCGGCACGCCTGGTGGCTGCGGCGATGGCCTGGGGCCAGGCCGCTGGCGCGGAGAAAGCCTACCTGCAAGTCAGCGTGGGAAATGATGCCGCGGTAGCACTGTATGAAAAATTGGGGATGCTCGAGCACCACCGGCATCGCTATCTGAAAGTTATTCCAGGTAATCTATAA
- a CDS encoding exodeoxyribonuclease III, producing the protein MRIATWNINSVRTRGERALNLMDKHDIDVLCLQETKVADDKFPRELFEDAGYHVVFHGLNQWNGVAIVSREEPSEVITGFPEQPGYHNDEDKEQAPEARALGAVIRNVEIWSLYVPNGREITQRHYDYKLDFLYALARYAEGKKREKLLLTGDFNIAPRNEDVWDLELFRGKTHVTEPERAAFQRLEEAGLEEVTRQYTEKDRWTYFDYKSMRFQKDEGMRIDFQMATKSLAEKVTGAGLDRKERAEKGTSDHLLLWADFDLPDFDSVR; encoded by the coding sequence ATGCGGATAGCCACGTGGAATATTAACTCGGTACGCACTCGCGGCGAGCGAGCGCTGAACTTGATGGACAAGCACGACATCGATGTCCTGTGCCTGCAAGAAACCAAGGTCGCTGATGATAAATTCCCGCGCGAACTGTTTGAAGATGCCGGCTACCACGTCGTATTCCACGGCTTAAACCAGTGGAACGGGGTAGCCATCGTCAGCCGCGAGGAACCGAGCGAAGTCATCACGGGTTTTCCTGAACAACCCGGCTACCACAATGATGAGGACAAAGAACAAGCGCCTGAGGCCCGTGCTTTGGGCGCGGTGATTCGCAATGTCGAAATCTGGTCACTCTATGTCCCCAATGGCCGCGAAATCACCCAGCGGCACTATGATTATAAATTAGATTTCCTCTATGCTCTTGCCCGCTACGCCGAGGGCAAAAAGCGCGAGAAATTGCTGTTGACCGGTGATTTCAACATCGCCCCACGCAATGAGGATGTCTGGGACTTAGAGCTGTTTCGCGGCAAGACGCACGTCACCGAACCCGAGCGCGCCGCTTTCCAGCGCTTGGAAGAAGCAGGTCTAGAAGAAGTCACCCGACAGTACACTGAAAAGGACCGCTGGACTTATTTCGATTACAAATCCATGCGCTTTCAAAAAGATGAAGGCATGCGCATCGACTTTCAGATGGCGACCAAGTCGCTGGCAGAGAAAGTCACCGGCGCGGGCCTAGACCGAAAAGAACGCGCGGAAAAAGGCACCTCTGACCATCTTTTGCTGTGGGCTGATTTTGACCTGCCTGATTTCGACTCTGTTCGTTAA
- a CDS encoding phospholipase D-like domain-containing protein, with the protein MTLSLDLSFWQAAFFILDYAIKIFAIGFVPEGRRPSSSTAWLLAILLLPFIGLPLFLLMGSPQINRRRHRIQQEADDAIDDAHSDVPDHPFEHLEPEVESIIKLNRHLTGFPAVVGHNLGIHADYKKCIQAMADAIDQAERYVYVEIYITSWDETTDPFFQALARARQRGVEVKFLFDQIGSFKYKGYRTLGKRLSAIDVDWRLMLPLQIHKFRFRRPDLRNHRKMVIIDGKRGFIGSLNLIKREYKTTDRAWIDYMVELTGPIVVSLQAVFAVDWYTESGEYIEMLTELEDSGQEPDSNYLQLIPSGPGYTTEPNLRMFTSLIHHAKSRLIICSPYFVPDESLLDAVTTAAYRGVRVELYVSQRADQFVVDHSQSSYYQALLEAGIYIYQFPKPFVLHSKFVLADPDAGRADPEETEEGIRLKSHPLAAFGSSNLDMRSFGLNYESTMLVTQGNLITEFNELAANYRAVSHELTLEEWNKRGFFRRYIDNVMRLTSALQ; encoded by the coding sequence ATGACCTTATCTTTAGACCTCAGCTTCTGGCAGGCCGCGTTTTTCATCCTGGATTACGCCATCAAGATCTTTGCCATCGGCTTTGTCCCTGAAGGCCGCCGCCCGTCGTCATCGACCGCCTGGTTGCTGGCAATTTTGCTGCTGCCATTTATCGGCCTGCCGCTGTTTTTGCTCATGGGCTCGCCCCAAATCAACCGGCGCCGCCACCGCATCCAGCAAGAAGCGGATGATGCCATCGACGACGCGCACAGCGACGTTCCCGACCACCCCTTTGAACACCTTGAGCCCGAAGTCGAATCCATCATCAAGCTCAACCGCCACCTCACCGGCTTTCCCGCGGTGGTCGGGCATAACCTTGGTATTCACGCGGACTATAAAAAATGCATCCAAGCCATGGCCGATGCCATCGACCAGGCCGAGCGCTACGTCTACGTCGAAATTTACATCACCAGCTGGGACGAGACCACTGACCCGTTCTTCCAGGCCTTAGCGCGCGCCCGCCAGCGCGGCGTGGAAGTAAAGTTCCTCTTCGATCAGATCGGCAGCTTCAAATACAAGGGCTATCGCACCCTGGGCAAAAGGCTCAGCGCCATTGACGTGGACTGGCGGCTGATGTTGCCACTGCAGATTCACAAATTCCGCTTTCGCCGCCCGGATCTCCGCAATCACCGCAAGATGGTCATCATCGACGGTAAACGCGGCTTTATCGGCTCCTTGAACCTGATTAAGCGCGAGTATAAAACCACCGACCGCGCGTGGATTGACTACATGGTGGAGCTCACCGGCCCCATAGTGGTCTCTTTGCAGGCTGTGTTCGCCGTGGACTGGTACACCGAATCCGGCGAGTACATCGAAATGCTCACCGAACTAGAAGATTCCGGCCAAGAACCCGACTCCAACTATCTCCAGCTCATTCCCTCCGGCCCGGGCTATACCACCGAGCCGAATTTGCGCATGTTCACCTCGCTGATTCACCACGCGAAGAGCCGGCTTATCATTTGCTCACCGTATTTCGTCCCCGATGAATCCCTTCTTGATGCCGTGACCACCGCCGCCTACCGCGGCGTGCGCGTGGAGTTATATGTCTCCCAGCGCGCCGACCAATTTGTGGTCGACCACTCGCAATCGTCGTACTACCAGGCGCTACTGGAAGCTGGCATCTACATTTATCAATTCCCCAAGCCCTTCGTGCTGCACTCGAAGTTCGTGCTCGCCGATCCCGACGCCGGCCGCGCCGACCCCGAGGAAACCGAGGAAGGCATCCGTCTCAAGTCCCACCCACTGGCGGCTTTCGGCTCCTCCAACCTGGATATGCGCTCGTTTGGCCTCAACTACGAATCCACCATGTTGGTCACCCAAGGTAATTTGATCACCGAGTTCAATGAGCTCGCCGCCAACTACCGTGCCGTCTCGCACGAGCTGACTTTGGAAGAGTGGAATAAGCGCGGATTTTTCCGCCGCTATATCGACAATGTCATGCGGCTTACCTCCGCGCTGCAGTAG
- a CDS encoding multidrug effflux MFS transporter has product MAVSLLLALALLSATAPFATDMYLPTLPAVGAEFNAPDSVVQLTLSGFFVGMALGQLMVGPISDVIGRRRLLIGGAIVALVASAIAALSPSIAIFVAARFLQGLGGGACVVLSRAMVPDLLSGREAAKTYSMLMAILAIAPAVAPIVGGLLAEPIGWRGIYWVLTGLHAVQLLVVLVIIPETGGNSPAGDSFVRRVLTNYATVLKSPRFWGFLTAMAFAFASMFCYIAASSFVFQHEFGLSPRAYAAVFALNALGMCVGSFINSRYIDKLGTKTMVLGGLSLSVVGNVLLLVLVFSGAGVGWLMLALLLCISPNGVIMGNSTAMATGLMRERAGSVTAIMGFGQSVLAAAVGPLMGLGGNTAMTMSVGMTVCIAISATGLLAATRGFDAD; this is encoded by the coding sequence ATGGCCGTTTCTTTACTTCTCGCATTGGCGCTGTTGTCCGCAACAGCGCCTTTTGCAACGGATATGTACCTTCCCACCTTGCCGGCGGTGGGAGCCGAATTTAACGCCCCTGATTCGGTCGTGCAGCTGACCTTATCCGGCTTCTTCGTCGGCATGGCCTTAGGGCAGTTGATGGTGGGGCCGATTTCGGATGTCATTGGCCGGCGCCGGCTGCTCATTGGCGGTGCTATTGTCGCGCTGGTGGCATCGGCTATCGCAGCGCTGTCACCGAGCATCGCCATCTTCGTGGCCGCGCGCTTTTTGCAAGGCCTGGGCGGCGGGGCGTGCGTGGTGCTCTCCCGCGCGATGGTCCCAGACCTGCTTTCGGGACGCGAAGCCGCAAAGACCTATTCCATGCTCATGGCGATTTTGGCCATCGCCCCAGCGGTCGCGCCGATCGTTGGTGGACTGCTCGCTGAGCCCATCGGCTGGCGCGGAATCTACTGGGTGCTGACCGGGCTGCACGCGGTGCAGCTGCTGGTCGTGCTGGTCATCATTCCCGAAACCGGCGGAAATAGCCCCGCGGGTGATAGCTTTGTCCGGCGCGTGCTCACCAACTACGCCACCGTGCTAAAAAGCCCGCGCTTTTGGGGATTTCTCACCGCGATGGCCTTCGCGTTTGCATCGATGTTTTGCTACATCGCTGCCTCGTCGTTTGTCTTCCAACACGAATTCGGCTTAAGTCCACGGGCCTATGCTGCCGTGTTTGCGCTCAACGCGCTGGGTATGTGTGTGGGCAGTTTTATCAACTCACGCTACATCGACAAGCTAGGAACCAAGACCATGGTGCTCGGCGGGCTCAGCCTGTCTGTTGTCGGCAATGTGCTGCTGCTGGTGCTGGTTTTCTCCGGCGCTGGGGTGGGCTGGCTGATGTTGGCGCTGCTGCTGTGTATTTCTCCCAATGGTGTCATCATGGGAAATTCCACGGCGATGGCCACGGGCCTGATGCGCGAGCGCGCCGGGTCGGTGACAGCCATTATGGGCTTTGGGCAGTCCGTGCTTGCGGCTGCCGTGGGGCCGTTGATGGGTCTGGGCGGCAATACTGCGATGACGATGTCGGTGGGCATGACGGTGTGCATCGCGATTTCGGCGACCGGCCTACTGGCGGCCACGCGCGGATTCGACGCTGATTAA
- a CDS encoding ABC transporter permease, with product MLLNTFRSELTKLFTTRSVWWTTGVFFFLSIGWTLLMTLSTNSQPPEQQLPLPPNALLTGVYSLAMPVLLIQAVMVVTTEYRFAVQTNTYMATQNRAMVATVKAIMYAVIAAVLVVVGILANLAVAKLTLDGQMGENFEIFDDFTKRALWVFPLGMLLLVIFSQGLGLIMRQTTGAVAISLILYLGIDSMVTMIPKIGEDIVHYMPFSALNTWIMDGDVTAAPWDSVAGSGLVFTVWAVVAWIIGVVMLVKRDA from the coding sequence ATGCTTCTTAATACTTTTCGCTCCGAGCTGACCAAGCTATTTACCACGCGCTCGGTGTGGTGGACCACCGGAGTCTTTTTCTTCCTGTCCATCGGGTGGACGCTGCTGATGACGTTGAGTACGAACTCGCAGCCGCCAGAACAACAGCTGCCTTTGCCGCCGAATGCCTTGCTTACGGGTGTCTACAGCTTGGCGATGCCGGTGTTGCTCATCCAAGCCGTCATGGTTGTCACCACGGAATATCGCTTTGCGGTGCAGACCAATACGTATATGGCCACGCAAAACCGTGCCATGGTCGCGACCGTGAAAGCCATTATGTACGCCGTGATTGCAGCGGTGTTGGTCGTCGTCGGGATTTTGGCTAACTTGGCGGTTGCCAAGCTGACGCTAGATGGGCAGATGGGCGAGAATTTTGAAATCTTTGATGATTTCACCAAGCGCGCGCTGTGGGTCTTCCCGCTGGGCATGCTGCTGCTGGTGATCTTCAGCCAGGGGTTGGGCCTGATTATGCGGCAGACCACCGGTGCCGTGGCGATTTCGTTGATTTTGTACTTGGGCATCGACAGCATGGTCACCATGATTCCGAAGATCGGTGAGGACATCGTGCACTACATGCCATTTTCCGCTCTCAACACGTGGATCATGGATGGCGATGTCACGGCCGCGCCATGGGATTCCGTGGCCGGTTCAGGGCTGGTCTTTACAGTTTGGGCCGTCGTCGCCTGGATTATTGGTGTGGTTATGTTGGTCAAACGAGACGCATAG
- a CDS encoding ABC transporter ATP-binding protein produces the protein MIEVQGLTKQYKSVRAVDDLSFEVKPGKVTGFLGPNGAGKSTTMRMIVGLDEPTAGSALIHGKPYSKLKNPLRTIGCLLDAKAVHPNRSAAAHLKWMAQSNGIPTSRVKEVLELVGLSEVAKKNAGGFSLGMGQRLGLAGALLGDPEILILDEPVNGLDPEGIRWVRSLVRALAAEGRSVLISSHLLSEMALTADHLVVIGRGQLIADQPTYEFVKEHSASNVLVRTDFVPEFSAALEEDNIEFSTTHDEEGREQLLIRDQTTDYVGNLAYSVGVPLTELSLKRASLEDAFMDLTSDSVQYHAEAPRGEDSDAS, from the coding sequence ATGATTGAAGTTCAAGGATTGACGAAACAGTATAAGTCAGTCCGTGCGGTTGATGACCTCTCTTTTGAAGTCAAGCCTGGGAAAGTCACTGGGTTTTTGGGTCCCAACGGTGCGGGCAAGTCGACGACCATGCGCATGATCGTCGGGCTTGATGAGCCCACCGCAGGCAGCGCGTTAATTCACGGCAAGCCCTACTCGAAGCTGAAAAATCCGCTGCGCACCATCGGATGCTTGCTCGATGCCAAGGCCGTGCACCCGAACCGCTCCGCCGCTGCGCACCTGAAGTGGATGGCGCAGTCCAACGGGATTCCGACCTCGCGCGTGAAGGAAGTGCTGGAACTGGTGGGCTTGAGCGAGGTCGCCAAGAAAAATGCCGGCGGCTTTTCTTTGGGCATGGGCCAGCGCCTGGGCCTCGCCGGTGCTTTGCTGGGCGATCCAGAGATTTTGATTTTGGATGAGCCCGTCAACGGCCTCGACCCCGAAGGTATTCGCTGGGTGCGCTCGTTGGTCCGCGCGCTTGCGGCCGAGGGGCGTTCGGTCTTAATTTCCTCGCACTTGCTCTCCGAGATGGCGCTGACCGCGGACCACTTGGTGGTCATCGGTCGTGGCCAGCTGATTGCAGACCAGCCGACGTATGAGTTCGTTAAAGAACACTCGGCCTCGAATGTCTTGGTGCGCACGGACTTCGTGCCGGAGTTTTCTGCGGCGTTGGAAGAAGACAATATTGAATTTTCCACCACGCATGATGAAGAAGGCCGCGAACAGCTGCTGATTCGCGATCAAACCACGGATTATGTCGGCAACCTGGCCTATTCGGTAGGGGTGCCGTTGACTGAGCTCTCGCTCAAGCGTGCCTCCTTGGAAGATGCCTTTATGGATCTGACCAGTGATTCCGTGCAGTACCATGCTGAAGCTCCACGTGGAGAGGACTCCGATGCTTCTTAA